A region of the Drosophila subobscura isolate 14011-0131.10 chromosome J, UCBerk_Dsub_1.0, whole genome shotgun sequence genome:
CTgtccagaacagaacagaagtgAACTATACCCGAATCGGTAcaatatacacataaatacatattagCTTCGGTTTCCAGCATCTCAACCCCATGAACCCTGCCCTCCCCAGCCTCCTGTCCAGCAGTAGTGGATGGTTTAAGCCTAGTCTctaagtgcaaacaaaaaacaccaaaaatatgatcaaaactaaaacaaagaACGACCTCCTCCCAAAATGAAAGTTCCCTAAATATGACGCAAGCTACGAGTAACAAGTAGATCAAACCTAGCTGGTAAGAAGAGACAAATTTTTAGAGTAGATTACGATCGAGTGGAAGCACAGATGATTAACTAAATATtcctatatacatacaatatacatatacatacagatatataCAACAAGCAGCATCAAAAtttcaaaaaggaaaacgaaacgaaaaatcaAACGCAGAATAAAACCAACAAGGCATAGCaattgtaaaaaaatatatatacggAACGTAAAATACCAAACCAAATATATTCTATACGAGAAAAGGCAATTACAATTGTTGTTTACATTCATTTACGTTATGTTagcaaaatttcatttttattaatgcgatttatttaaatttttcactATATATTTAGCTTAACCCTGGAACGGGCTGTATGTACTGTACGATTACtagcagagaagagagataTATTTAGGATAGCTCAGGAGcgtttataaaaattaaagtaCAGTCGAAGGCAGTTCAAGACCCTAACTACTATCCAGCTAAAGATGTAAGTGTAAGTGTAAGTGTTTTCCTTTGTTGCTTTCATTCATTCTTAATTGTTTAAacgtttgtgtttttattgaaatcgCAGCAATtttgaattgcatttaacTGGCTGTTCTGTTCTATCCAAGAGAGATAAGCTATAGTACttttttaaatgcttttagTTGGACTCCTTTTTGCGTTGCGCCTGCTCGCGTTCCAGCGCCCGCTGCTTGGCCTTCTCGTAGATGGGCATCAGCTGGCCGGTCTCGCCCAGCATTTTCAGCAGCTCCACGATGAAGGGCAAGTAGTTGTGTTTGCGACGCACGTTCTCCACCTTGTAGCGCTTCTTCTTCTGGATCTCGTACTGGATGTAGGAGCGCAAGCTGCTGATTTCAGTCTGACGATCTTCCTCCGTGTCCATGGCATCGGCAGCTGGGTTGAGCAGCTTGTCTATCTGCTTCTCGTAGATGCGCTGACGGTCCGAGATCAGGGCCATCAGATTGAAGTGGATCTCACCGTCGCTGTAGCGCTGCATGCGCTTCTCAATGATTGGGCGCACCACATCGATCCAGTTTTGGTCCGGCTTAATCTCGCCGAGATCAATGGGTCCCTCGCGAAGGCCATCCAGCTCGTACAAACGTCCTTTGATGGGGACATAGCCCACAAAATGGTACAGATCCTCGTCCTTGCTCTGGTTCTTCATGTCCAGCTCAAAGAGGGTCTGCCGGGCAAACGAGTTGTGCACTGTGCGTATCTGCGAGGCATTGCTCAACGTCAGTCCCTTGTTGTAGGGATCGAAGCACTGGCAGAATTCCTTGAAGTTGGTCAGCGTCTCGCCCAGCTTGATGTCCTCGTGTTCCAGGTTCATCAGCAGACTGAGAATGGCCTGTGTGGCGCAGGCATTGTTGATCACTTGCTTGGCAAAGAATATATCATCCTTGTCCAGCACCACCTTGCCAGCGGGCTCGTCCTCCTGCACCCATTTGAATAGAAATATCAATCCGTGTATGGGCTCCAGGTTCTTGAACGATTCACTGTCCAGGCTCCAGATCTCCTCCACCTGAGCACCATCGCAACCTGGCAATTCGagaattttgcaattaatacTTGATTGGCGCTGCCGGCGCGTCGGTATGCATCCGCGGCGTCCCGAAAAGCGCGGCCAATTGAACAACTTACCAAATTCGCGTATCAGTTCCGTGAACACGCCCGGATCGCTCTCAATGAGACACCAGTTGCCAGCACCTTCGCCCATATTTATTTGGTTCTTATTTACTTGCCCTTATTTGCCAATTTAACCACAAAAACGCTTCTCCCTCTGTTTGCTAGCAATTTTTGTCAACTCACAGAATTCGGAGAAGGTTGCCAGAAACCAGGAAGTGTTTGGTAGAGGTGGGATGCTCACATTGACTATCGAATGCCGTTTCATTATGGAATGCGAATAAGTAGATCAGCCAAAATGTTGGCCCACAATCTTCTCATCATCGTTCCATACTCATCTAAgcattttgtattgtttaaacaatttgcgAATTTTATAAAAACATCGACCACTTTCTCACCGCTAATCATCTGGCCTTTTTTCGACAGAGTGGCAGCCCCTTGCTTGTCCGCCATgacacaaagcaaaaagcggtggaagaagcagcagcgaaacgaaAAAATATGTGCAAGCAAATCTCacgaaagaaaatgaaatttactGCACTTGCAGTTTGTGAAATGTAAACGAATAATGTGTATTCGAGAGACGAGACAATAATACGTATTTGAGTGCAATTTTTACTTGTCCCCCAACCAACTGAATGCGTGAAAAATGAAGCGAAAATACGATATCAATTgcgtgctgcagcagaagcagcaacaaaatctgtgtttgttgtagctatacatgtatata
Encoded here:
- the LOC117895215 gene encoding ubiquitin carboxyl-terminal hydrolase isozyme L5, with product MGEGAGNWCLIESDPGVFTELIREFGCDGAQVEEIWSLDSESFKNLEPIHGLIFLFKWVQEDEPAGKVVLDKDDIFFAKQVINNACATQAILSLLMNLEHEDIKLGETLTNFKEFCQCFDPYNKGLTLSNASQIRTVHNSFARQTLFELDMKNQSKDEDLYHFVGYVPIKGRLYELDGLREGPIDLGEIKPDQNWIDVVRPIIEKRMQRYSDGEIHFNLMALISDRQRIYEKQIDKLLNPAADAMDTEEDRQTEISSLRSYIQYEIQKKKRYKVENVRRKHNYLPFIVELLKMLGETGQLMPIYEKAKQRALEREQAQRKKESN